The genomic segment TGAAAtttctccaccatttcctggttgataaaattctaatggttcgcctaatttcagtttatgtgacaacaAACAATGAATAGTGTAGATAAGCATtctacaatgaaaaaaaaaaagcgaaataaaaaaatgtataaccaaAAATAtcgtattttctgatgtttgaagCTCGTGTacaaaaacgaaagtaaaaaTACGAGAACGGGAAAAGCATAGAAATTGCGCACATAGATCGGTCTTCCACTTCTCCGGCTTCCTTTGaacgagaatgacagatctataattcACTATTCATTTATGAATTTGGTCGGGCAGCCCaaattgccagagaggaagggagaggccCAACGACggaaattctctctccctccaacagtTGGCGTCTTTTCGTTGTTTCGCCTACCAAGAAAttagtttttgtatggaggtaaATGAGAGTTTCGAATTTGCTCAACTaaaaaatgtatggcttatttgctaaGTYAGGTTAATTTGATCGAATAMACGTTTCGTAATTATaaagttgttacgagtgtactaaaataagtaggacacgtgacaccCCGTCAActctgagagagaaaaaatgacatcatacaaaatacaacaaataaataaatcaaaaaccATRCCACTCCTTCAGTCACAATTCAAATCACATCCTCACACAGACTCAGGGGCCAAAGAGGACGGAGCACCCACTGACAGGCGACAGGACTCCKTGCAATAACCCCGCCGCAAAATTCCTGGGTCCCTAAACACATTCAGCCGCGATCACAACGATGCCTGCCCATCCTCTACAACTTTCTCGCTTGAGCTGCGCAGCAGATAACCAACGCAACAAACGCTACAAAGTCCACCTTCCTAACATGCAACATGTRAGGATCCCGTGTATAGAGTTACTTTGCGAGAATGTTGTCTCTGCATTATTATGTTAAGGTGTGTAACTGACTAGTTTTCACTAGGGTGGTATATTTACTTTACTTCATAGTGTTTTGGAGGATAATTCAATTTGATATATTTTGCTTTTAGTCACACGTGTTATGCATTTTGTAAGCGTTCTGTTTTGTTGTTAATGTCTTGTCAGTTCTGACCAATAAAGATAATTCCATATGATTTGTATTTTAGAGTtcattgtttatttttcattttagcATTAAATCCAAACATGCCAATTAAAGATCCACCCATATATACAACATACAGCACAGATATTAATTGTACTGTTTGTTAAAATGTCAAACTGTTAAGAAATTCAGAATGTACTTAGACCTGTTTGTAAATGACCCAGTTGAAAATATCTGAACAGAAACATCAGCATTAACATTAAATCAACTGACTATTTACATGATTTATTGTAAAACGATGAGGTCAGCTAAATGTGATTAAGGGACATAAATAGGTGGAAGTTATTGATACAATGGGACAACATTACGATAGGTGGGTGAGCAGCAGGGGSAGACAAAGTCCTGCCTTACATGTAAACTCAAATCCAACCAGTGAGTCCAACACAAATTAGAATCCTACAGTaccgacaacaacaacacactagCGGAGATCCAAACTGAATTCAATACACTTAAGACATCGCCTACATTACACAAGCTGACAAAACACCTCCATATACGGCGTACCGATAACCCTCTCACACTTGCACTCAGAAGCCTGGTAAGACCCATGCTGGTGGTAGGAAGACTGCTGCTGAATCTGATGGACCTCTCCACATGGGCACCTCCACTGCTGCTCTGGTTGACTGTactctctatactgtctggctCCGGCTGGGCTACTTCCTGTTCCCAGGGTGACAAAGGGAGTTAGGTCACCCTGACGATGCTCGATCTCCATTCTGTGCAGTTCCGTCCTCTGGTGATATCTGCCCCTGCTGTAGAAGGACAGGGATGGTGGGGAGGTTTTGTCCCAGAACACTTCTAATTCTATGGSACGGMMTATTGTTTCAGGTAGCCCTTCATTTTGCCCAGGAAGATAGATAAACTGAGAATCGACGTGTGCCTCTGGAGGTTTATCTGTATAGGTCATCCCATCACTACGCCTAACACTCTCATAGTACTGAGTGCAAACAGAGCTCAGTTGGTCCTTCTGCCAGCGCAGAGCATAGACATGGCCGTTATTGAAATTCTCAGTAGCTTCCTTGTCACAAACGCCAACGGTCCAATCACAGTCCTCAGAGAATTTGACCACCCACCTAGGGTTGGCATCAGAGCCGCTATCCTGGCACAGAAGAGTATGGGTGGTGAGTTTGGCAAGCGGTGTGTAGAACACTTTCCTGTGGTCCTGGGACAGACACATGCCCCTTCCCAAGCTCTTGGGGTCAAAGGTCAACGTGATGGTGGGAGGTAACCCTGGGGAACCCTGTTTTTCCTGGTGGTTCTCGGGGTCGACCAGAGCCAGCAGAGAACTCCACAGCTGGGTCGTCTGCTCCAGCAGCTTTCCTCCGCTCTGCTGTAGCTCCTGGACCAGCTTGTCCCGGTCGYCCCCGGGCTCCAGCCCCTTACTRAGATCCACGGCACGGGCCTTCTCAACAGCCTGGTGCACCCCTTCATACCCCTGGAGGAAGCAGAAGGAGTCCCCCTCGGACAGGGCAGCCTGCATGGTTCTCTTAGAGGTTGTGATGGATTTTACGCGAGCTGAGACGGAACTCTGGATGCTCGTCAGGGTGATGTCGCGCAGGGCGGACACTCCCTCAATGAGCCGGACACTGGAGCTAGCcaacctctccctctgctccttaTCCCACCTCCCTAGTTCCaggctctggctctctctcttggCCAAAGCCTTCTGCTCCTCCTTCAACTTCTCCCTCAGCTCTTTGTGTGCCTTAGGCAGGGTCTTCATGTTGTGGATGCGATGCTGGTCCTCGATGGCGCAGGACATGCACGCACTGGTTAGGTCGTCCAAGCAGTAGTACTCGAGAATCTTACCGTGGTGGGGGCATTTTGTAGCCAACCCAACTCCCCCAGCCCCCGGTGCTATGGGTTCAGTCAGGGTATGTGTCAGTAGCAGAAATGGGACTGAAAGGTGTGGCTCCAAGTGCTGGGCACACATGGACATttcacatttgaaatgtcttcagtgCTGGCTTCCTGTCTTCTGTACATAAGTCACAAACAATGGCCTGGCTGTCCGGCAGCGGCAAAGCCTGGCACCCCTCAGACATGTCTTCTGTGAGCCCTGGATCAGTTGAAGCTGCCACAGTAAATGGTGGTGGGAATCGGGTGCTTTGCATTGTCCTTGACCTTCGCATGCTAAAATACCTCTTGCCTCGTAGCCCCTATAACGCTTCTAATCTGAACTTTTTACCTGTTGGTTCGTTTGCTTTTGTTCGCTCTGTCTCTGGTCTAATCTACGTTTGAGGCCACCTCGTGCAAGATATGCGTCAGTCCACCAAAagttcctggttgctaaaattataatGATTCGCCTGYTTTCAGTTTATGTAACAAAACAAGCTAATCATTGTACAATATAAAYCACTGTGAAATATCCTTTCAATaaagtattgtattttcagctgtcagATGCcgttgtacaaaaccgaaagtaaaaagatgaaaaaacacaatttaagaGACAATTTAGAAATAGGGTACATAGAACGGATCTATCGCTTCTTAGACTTACTTTCAATGAGTATGGGAGATCTATACTTAGCATTTCTATGTACATTTGGTCGTGTAGCTCAAAAATCTGCCTTGCTATGTATGTACATGACTGGTGACTGGGAATGGGTGTGTTCGAGTAGTTAGGCAAATGCAGTCGGCTTGTGCGCAACTACTGATTGAAATCAACAGGGGAGTCAGACACAGTTTGAAGCGACTCAAATACAGACCTTTTGCATATCCAATTcgaatctgttctttttccttcagtctgaacagccaaaaagcacatggNGATGCTCGATCTCCATTCTGTGCAGTTCCGTCCTCTGGTGATATCTGCCCCTGCTGTAGAAGGACAGGGATGGTGGGGAGGTTTTGTCCCAGAACACTTCTAATTCTATGGSACGGMMTATTGTTTCAGGTAGCCCTTCATTTTGCCCAGGAAGATAGATAAACTGAGAATCGACGTGTGCCTCTGGAGGTTTATCTGTATAGGTCATCCCATCACTACGCCTAACACTCTCATAGTACTGAGTGCAAACAGAGCTCAGTTGGTCCTTCTGCCAGCGCAGAGCATAGACATGGCCGTTATTGAAATTCTCAGTAGCTTCCTTGTCACAAACGCCAACGGTCCAATCACAGTCCTCAGAGAATTTGACCACCCACCTAGGGTTGGCATCAGAGCCGCTATCCTGGCACAGAAGAGTATGGGTGGTGAGTTTGGCAAGCGGTGTGTAGAACACTTTCCTGTGGTCCTGGGACAGACACATGCCCCTTCCCAAGCTCTTGGGGTCAAAGGTCAACGTGATGGTGGGAGGTAACCCTGGGGAACCCTGTTTTTCCTGGTGGTTCTCGGGGTCGACCAGAGCCAGCAGAGAACTCCACAGCTGGGTCGTCTGCTCCAGCAGCTTTCCTCCGCTCTGCTGTAGCTCCTGGACCAGCTTGTCCCGGTCGYCCCCGGGCTCCAGCCCCTTACTRAGATCCACGGCACGGGCCTTCTCAACAGCCTGGTGCACCCCTTCATACCCCTGGAGGAAGCAGAAGGAGTCCCCCTCGGACAGGGCAGCCTGCATGGTTCTCTTAGAGGTTGTGATGGATTTTACGCGAGCTGAGACGGAACTCTGGATGCTCGTCAGGGTGATGTCGCGCAGGGCGGACACTCCCTCAATGAGCCGGACACTGGAGCTAGCcaacctctccctctgctccttaTCCCACCTCCCTAGTTCCaggctctggctctctctcttggCCAAAGCCTTCTGCTCCTCCTTCAACTTCTCCCTCAGCTCTTTGTGTGCCTTAGGCAGGGTCTTCATGTTGTGGATGCGATGCTGGTCCTCGATGGCGCAGGACATGCACGCACTGGTTAGGTCGTCCAAGCAGTAGTACTCGAGAATCTTACCGTGGTGGGGGCATTTTGTAGCCAACCCAACTCCCCCAGCCCCCGGTGCTATGGGTTCAGTCAGGGTATGTGTCAGTAGCAGAAATGGGACTGAAAGGTGTGGCTCCAAGTGCTGGGCACACATGGACATttcacatttgaaatgtcttcagtgCTGGCTTCCTGTCTTCTGTACATAAGTCACAAACAATGGCCTGGCTGTCCGGCAGCGGCAAAGCCTGGCACCCCTCAGACATGTCTTCTGTGAGCCCTGGATCAGTTGAAGCTGCCACAGTAAATGGTGGTGGGAATCGGGTGCTTTGCATTGTCCTTGACCTTCGCATGCTAAAATACCTCTTGCCTCGTAGCCCCTATAACGCTTCTAATCTGAACTTTTTACCTGTTGGTTCGTTTGCTTTTGTTCGCTCTGTCTCTGGTCTAATCTACGTTTGAGGCCACCTCGTGCAAGATATGCGTCAGTCCACCAAAagttcctggttgctaaaattataatGATTCGCCTGYTTTCAGTTTATGTAACAAAACAAGCTAATCATTGTACAATATAAAYCACTGTGAAATATCCTTTCAATaaagtattgtattttcagctgtcagATGCcgttgtacaaaaccgaaagtaaaaagatgaaaaaacacaatttaagaGACAATTTAGAAATAGGGTACATAGAACGGATCTATCGCTTCTTAGACTTACTTTCAATGAGTATGGGAGATCTATACTTAGCATTTCTATGTACATTTGGTCGTGTAGCTCAAAAATCTGCCTTGCTATGTATGTACATGACTGGTGACTGGGAATGGGTGTGTTCGAGTAGTTAGGCAAATGCAGTCGGCTTGTGCGCAACTACTGATTGAAATCAACAGGGGAGTCAGACACAGTTTGAAGCGACTCAAATACAGACCTTTTGCATATCCAATTcgaatctgttctttttccttcagtctgaacagccaaaaagcacatggaatgggatatttcaagccacatttcaaaccacctacagtggcaagaaaaggtatgtgaactCTTTGGAATTTCCTGTATTTCTG from the Salvelinus sp. IW2-2015 unplaced genomic scaffold, ASM291031v2 Un_scaffold910, whole genome shotgun sequence genome contains:
- the LOC139024042 gene encoding E3 ubiquitin-protein ligase TRIM34B-like encodes the protein MSMCAQHLEPHLSVPFLLLTHTLTEPIAPGAGGVGLATKCPHHGKILEYYCLDDLTSACMSCAIEDQHRIHNMKTLPKAHKELREKLKEEQKALAKRESQSLELGRWDKEQRERLASSSVRLIEGVSALRDITLTSIQSSVSARVKSITTSKRTMQAALSEGDSFCFLQGYEGVHQAVEKARAVDLSKGLEPGXDRDKLVQELQQSGGKLLEQTTQLWSSLLALVDPENHQEKQGSPGLPPTITLTFDPKSLGRGMCLSQDHRKVFYTPLAKLTTHTLLCQDSGSDANPRWVVKFSEDCDWTVGVCDKEATENFNNGHVYALRWQKDQLSSVCTQYYESVRRSDGMTYTDKPPEAHVDSQFIYLPGQNEGLPETIXRXIELEVFWDKTSPPSLSFYSRGRYHQRTELHRMEIEHRQGDLTPFVTLGTGSSPAGARQYREYSQPEQQWRCPCGEVHQIQQQSSYHQHGSYQASECKCERVIGTPYMEVFCQLV
- the LOC139024039 gene encoding tripartite motif-containing protein 29-like, yielding MSMCAQHLEPHLSVPFLLLTHTLTEPIAPGAGGVGLATKCPHHGKILEYYCLDDLTSACMSCAIEDQHRIHNMKTLPKAHKELREKLKEEQKALAKRESQSLELGRWDKEQRERLASSSVRLIEGVSALRDITLTSIQSSVSARVKSITTSKRTMQAALSEGDSFCFLQGYEGVHQAVEKARAVDLSKGLEPGXDRDKLVQELQQSGGKLLEQTTQLWSSLLALVDPENHQEKQGSPGLPPTITLTFDPKSLGRGMCLSQDHRKVFYTPLAKLTTHTLLCQDSGSDANPRWVVKFSEDCDWTVGVCDKEATENFNNGHVYALRWQKDQLSSVCTQYYESVRRSDGMTYTDKPPEAHVDSQFIYLPGQNEGLPETIXRXIELEVFWDKTSPPSLSFYSRGRYHQRTELHRMEIEHXHVLFGCSD